Proteins encoded within one genomic window of Ranitomeya variabilis isolate aRanVar5 chromosome 4, aRanVar5.hap1, whole genome shotgun sequence:
- the LOC143764283 gene encoding indolethylamine N-methyltransferase-like has product MASSPTKFYLEDDFDSKQFLEQYFSDNPKTNLSADFLEFPLNNLTKTFSEGKIKGDTLIDLSVGPMVCHLLAACDYFKNIIVLKSRDRCITELKKWADSQTGLLDWGHVAKRYVDPEGKSENFQQKEEKVRSAAQHVMKIDLEKENIIEPKVLPPADAIISAGLMDFVSRDDERYIGYLRRFSRLLTPGGQIFFIAGVDATQYTVGKDKFHAMNYNEDFVKKALVRTGFVVDHSEVKERTAVSDLSDYKGVLFMVAHKAREV; this is encoded by the exons ATGGCTTCCAGTCCCACTAAGTTCTATCTTGAAGATGACTTTGATTCCAAACAATTTCTGGAACAATATTTTTCAGATAATCCTAAGACAAACTTGAGTGCTGATTTCTTGGAATTTCCTTTGAATAATCTTACAAAAACTTTTAGTGAGG GTAAAATTAAAGGCGATACCTTGATTGACCTCAGTGTTGGTCCCATGGTTTGTCATTTATTAGCAGCCTGTGATTATTTCAAAAACATCATAGTGCTGAAGAGCAGAGACAGATGCATCACTGAGCTGAAAAAATGGGCGGACTCACAAACAGGACTGCTTGATTGGGGTCATGTTGCCAAACGTTATGTAGACCCAGAAGGAAAAAG TGAAAACTTTCAGCAGAAAGAAGAAAAGGTGAGATCAGCAGCTCAACATGTTATGAAAATTGATCTTGAGAAAGAAAACATAATAGAACCGAAGGTCTTACCTCCAGCAGATGCTATCATCAGTGCTGGGCTCATGGATTTCGTCAGCAGAGACGACGAAAGATACATCGGATATCTCAGGAGGTTCTCAAGGTTGCTGACACCTGGAGGACAAATTTTTTTCATTGCGGGTGTAGATGCAACACAATACACAGTTGGGAAAGACAAGTTCCATGCTATGAATTATAATGAGGATTTTGTCAAGAAAGCTCTAGTTAGAACAGGTTTTGTTGTTGACCATTCTGAGGTTAAGGAAAGAACAGCTGTCAGTGACCTTAGTGACTATAAGGGTGTCCTATTCATGGTAGCTCACAAAGCGAGAGAGGTCTAA